One Candidatus Rokuibacteriota bacterium DNA window includes the following coding sequences:
- a CDS encoding fumarate hydratase C-terminal domain-containing protein: MAEHSLTTPLSEPQVRSLRTGDCLTLDGIVFGVRDATLIRIFDHGQAPPVDLRGAVCLHTAPNVKKIGERYEPLSVGTTTSMRMDRFTGPLLERYGIRAIIGKGGLSGESLKHFERLGGAYLAITGGAAALETTQIEAIEAVWWEDLMPECLWKFRVRGLGPLTVAMDAHGGNLYAEVLGEAQRRLADIYAKLGIK; encoded by the coding sequence ATGGCCGAGCACAGCTTGACCACGCCGCTCAGCGAGCCCCAGGTGCGGAGCCTGCGCACCGGCGACTGCCTCACCCTCGACGGGATCGTCTTCGGCGTCCGTGACGCCACGCTGATCCGCATCTTCGACCACGGCCAGGCGCCACCCGTCGACCTCCGCGGCGCGGTCTGTCTCCACACCGCCCCGAACGTGAAGAAGATCGGGGAGCGGTACGAGCCGCTCTCGGTGGGCACGACGACGAGCATGAGGATGGACCGCTTCACCGGCCCCCTCCTCGAGCGCTACGGCATCCGCGCCATCATCGGCAAGGGCGGGCTCTCCGGCGAGAGCCTGAAGCACTTCGAGCGTCTTGGGGGCGCGTATCTGGCGATCACCGGCGGGGCGGCCGCCCTGGAGACGACCCAGATCGAGGCCATCGAGGCCGTCTGGTGGGAGGACCTGATGCCCGAGTGCCTCTGGAAGTTCCGGGTGCGGGGGCTCGGGCCGCTCACGGTCGCCATGGACGCCCACGGCGGAAACCTCTACGCCGAGGTTCTCGGGGAGGCGCAGCGGCGCCTCGCCGACATCTACGCGAAGCTCGGCATCAAGTAG